The DNA region CTTTTAAATTAACGTTTTCTATCGATTGTGACTGACTGCGGCTCATGTGATTTCTTAGGGTTGCCGCCATATCTCTAATTTGTACCAGAACACCGTATTCCCAAGCCGGCATGTTATCCATAAATAAACTGGGTGGTAGAATATCATTGCTTAGAAACCCACCTTGCTTATTTAACAAAGTATCACCAATTTTTATCGTTGTATCGACGGTGGTATAGCCAACGATTAATTCATTGTTCGAGCTTTTAAACGCCTTATCTGTACGCACATCAAAGGTTTCTGGTTCAATACTCCAATAAACAGCGAGAAAATAAAAACCTATTAACGTTAGTATCAGTGCATAAACTATGAGTTGAATCGGGTTTAAAAATCGATTTTTCTTTAGCGCATCTTCGCTCATATCTTCTCCAACTTTCCCAAAGCTCTATAAAATCGTCTCTAAACGATTGATTAGTCTCTACTGTACGATCTAAGGCTGTCTTCGATCAGCAAAAAAACTTTGCTGACTCCCATCTGACAATTTAAGTATAACCTTAATTTTCTCAAGTTGCCTTAGCTCATCACTGACACCCACGACCATGACATGCAATCCTCCAGGACGAAAAGAGGTCGTCTGGCGAGGTTCAATGGTGACTTGATCAACATGACGCATCTTACTGATACCAGCATCATCATAAGACTCATGCATCATAACATGATGAGCTCCTTCAATTTCCACACTGTCAATACTCACTGAGTTTTTCATCACATTGGTGGCTTTAAAATAAACAGCGGTCGATTTTTGTCCTGGCAAGACTGCCCGGTACCAAGCATTTTCAATGAGTATGGGTTGAGTTGAGCTTTCATGACTCGCGTGCGTTGATGTTTCTGCAAAGCATGAAGGTGCTGACACTAAAAATATCGGCAGAGCAAATGCGACGAGAAGGATTGTTTTCTTAAGGTTATTCATAAGTATGCAATTTTTTATTTATTTCAAAATTGGAATACTTAGAATATAACGACAACGCTCAAAAATCACTTAAATTCACAATCTCTTTTCGCGCAAAAATACCTTAAAGCCGCTCCGTTAGAATCGTCGTTAACACGTAGGCAACTATCGTCGGCAGCGTAAAGACTATTCCTAACACGATCGTCACCAGCCTTACATGTGTCACGTTCAGTTTAAATCGGTCAGCTACGCCGGCACAAACACCGGCTAGCTTCGCGTTATGGCTTGAACGATAAAACCTTGCTTTTTTAGTAAAACGCTCTCGATTATAATACTTGTAATAATCAGTCATGCTGCGTCTCCTAGAGTTTGTTTTTACAGCCGTTTCAAGCAGACTGTTTTTTCTTAATTTCAGCCAATTCTTGATTTACTTTTTCACTGACCACGAGATCTTCAATTTGTGATTTGAGTGACGGGTTTTGCCCCAGAGACATAGCTTCAACTTCGGCTTCCATTTGATCGATTCTGCGCTCAAATGAGGCAAACTTTTCAAAAGCATTGTTAATATCTGGACGATGAATTTGCTTACGCACTTGCTTTTGTTTTTGCAACGTCGTTTGTCGTAAAACCATCGCATCTCGACGTGCTACCGCTTCATTTAATTTACCTTGTAACCGGGTAATATCGGCTTCGAGCTTTGCAAGTGCTTGCTCTACTTGCACCAACTCAGCCGCTAAACTTTGGTGGCTTTGCTCTGCCCGCGCCTTTTCACCCAGGGCTGCGGAAGCTAAATCATCACGCCCCTTTGCAACGGCTAGCTCAGCTTTCTCTTGCCACATGTCAACGTCGTTCAACAGTCCAGCAAGCTGACGCGTTAACTCTTTTTTATCCGCAAGTGTTCGAATCGATGCGCTTCTGACTTCCGCTAAGGTTTGCTCCATCTCAGAGATAATCATTTTAATCATTTTCTCTGGATCTTCTGCTTTATCGAGTAAAGCATTTAGGTTGCTATTGATGATATCTGATAGGCGACTGAAAATACCCATACTGCGACTCTCCTATTTCTGGTTTCTAACAATGACCGAAACGTCAACTGCAGAAGTTCTATCCAGAAATCGTGCCAAAGAGAGTTAACCTTTTAAATACAGTAGGTTAGCCATTAAGCAAACAAAAATTTACGACTCGGTAGTTTAGCAAGTGGTGAGATTGACCAATTATTAGCTAGTCTGCTTTGTTTTCCATGATGGACAATGCATCAAGCAATACTTGAATGGTCGCATCAGCACCCGGGGCATTTTCGCTTAAGTGTCTACGCCAAAGTCGACCACGTGGCTGAGCATGGAATAGTCCTAGCATGTGACGGGTAATTTGATGCAGTTTTCCGCCGTTGGCTAAATGAGCCTCAACATACGGCAGCATCTTTTTAACCACATCGATACGACTGAGTGGAGAATGAGACACGCCCAAATACCGAGCGTCCATCTCCGCTAGAAAATAAGGGTTTTGATAGGCTTCTCGACCGATCATCACACCATCCGTATACTTTAGATGCTCATCAATCTGCGATAGCTCAGTAATACCGCCATTAATGATGATTTCTAATTCAGGGTATTCTTCTTTGATTCGATACACACGATCATAATGCAAAGGCGGCACTTCTCGGTTTTGCTTGGGGCTTAAGCCACTAAGCCAAGCTTTGCGAGCATGAATAATGAAGGTCTTACAGCCAGCATTGGCAACTTGCTCAACAAACTGCTGCAGATGCTCGTATTGATCGAGTTCATCAATGCCGGTTCGACACTTAACCGTCACTGGACGATCGGTCACGGCTTGCATAGCAGATACGCAGGCAGCTACGGTTTCAGGCTCAGCCATCAAACAGGCACCTATCTTGCCTCGCTGAACACGATCGCTAGGGCAGCCGACATTGAGGTTGATTTCATCATAGCCGTATTCCGTACACACGTCGGTCGATTGAGCGAGTTCTTTTGGATCGCTCCCACCAAGTTGCACAGCAATCGGATGCTCAGCTTGGTCGAAAGCGAGTAATTTGTCTCGATCGCCATGAATCACCGCACCTGTGGTCACCATTTCTGTGTATAGCAGACACTGGTTCGATATTTGACGCAAAAAATATCGGTCGTGGCGATCGGTCCAGTCCATCATCGGGGCGATGGAGATTTTGCGATTGACGTTGGTTGATTCTGGCACAGGGTTTCTCACTACGCGGCAATTGAATTGGGCTGCTATTGAATTAGGCCGCGATTGTACTAGATTTAGAAAAGACTTTCATAATTCGTAGCCTCTATGCAATCAACCGTTTACCGAATAATCGCTTTACAAAACGATGAAACGGACTGCCGCGTCATTAACACGCTATTCAATCGAGCTGAGTTTGAACTAACCGCTTTTGATAATGGCCGCGAGTTTATCAAATATATGCGCATGCAGCCTTGTCCAGACTGCTTGATTACCGACCTAGAGCTTGATGAAACGGCAGGCATTGAGGTTATCGAGAGAATCCGACGAGATGCTCGATGGCAAAGTGTACCCATTATCGTACTCGCCCCTTCGGTCGATAAAAGTACCTTGGTGAAGTTGAGCCAACTGAAAATCAAAGGCTATATCGTCAGGCCGTATCAACCGCAACGGCTGTTTAATGAAGTTTTATCCGCCATGGGGCTTGAGGTGGTAACCCAAAAAACGGCGGTCAAACGGGTAAAAACAAAACCCTAAAGAAATCTCAATTGTTGCCGATAGGATAAAATATTGTTGAAATTTAAGAGCTTAGCGATTTTGTTTGTTTTGGACTAAACTTAGTTTTAGCCCATACCGCAAGGCTAGTCTCTATCAGCAAACTCTGCTGAGAATGAACTTTAAATTAGTCAATTTAGTGTATGTAAACGTTGAAGTACCACAGGAGCTAACCTATGAGAAAATTTGTTTTAGCGGCGGCGAGTAGCGCCCTTTTACTGAGTGTATCCACTCAGCCGGTAAAAGCTGACGATGACCTATTACGCCTTGCTATTAGTCTGTGTGACTTTGCTAAGACCGATGACCGCTCATCCATGCGTCGTAAACTTAAGGCAGCTGGTATGCGATTACGCGCCATCTACCCTGCCATAAAATGCGGTGCTGATGGCAGCTTGCTGCGTGTTGCAACCGTCAACAATGCTTTTGAAGCCGCCAAGTTTCTGGCTTCAAAAGCGGGCGATGAAGCCATCAATGCTCCTGAGGAAGATGGTAAAACGTTAATTCAATGGACAGAGGGTTTAGTAGCCGCTGGTGACGCTTCAAAGCAACAGTTTGTTGAGCTTTACAAATCTAAAATGTAAGTCACGTTTAGTTGAGCAAAAAAAGAAAAAGGGGCCTAGGCCCCTTTTTTGATACGGTGGTTATATTCATAGTCTTTATGATTTTAATCTAATCATCGACTGATTTAGTCTTCTAATCTTCTAATCTTTATTCTCTCGATCACTCTTTTGAGTTGACCTTTTTACTCGCCATTATTTGATAATACTCGGTTCGCAATTGTAAGTTCGTAGTATTAGGTTCATATTATTAGGTTCATAACAAGTCAGTATCACAGCACAGGCAATCACCGTTCAGCCTACAGCCTGAACTGCGACACCATGTTCTGCAACTGCTCCGCCAATCGAGCCAACTGCTGGCTCGCGCTCAGGCTCTCGTTTGCACCTTGCGCATTCTGCTCAGCCAAAGATGAAATCGTCGTGATATTTTCATGCATCTCGTTGGTCACAGCACTTTGCTCTTCGGCTGAACTAGCAATATGAGTACTCATGTCATTAATCACACCGACCGCACGAGTGATTGACTCTAGTGCTTCACCCGCTTTTGCCGTCTGATCGACACTGATGCGCGCTTCTTCTTGGCTTTTTTCCATCACCGACACTGCGTCTTTGGTACCATTTTGAAGGCGTTCAATCATGCCTTGAATTTCCGACGTTGACTCTTGGGTTTTGCTCGCTAGGGTACGAACTTCATCGGCAACCACCGCAAAGCCTCGGCCTTGCTCACCCGCTCGAGCCGCTTCAATGGCAGCATTCAAGGCCAGTAGGTTGGTCTGGTCAGCGATACCACGAATCACGTCTAGCACAGACCCGATGTTATCGCTGTATTCATTCAATTTGTTGATCACATGTGATGCGCTTTCAATTTCGCTGGCTAGGCTGTTAATGGTCGCAATGTTGCGTTTGACGATGCTTTGCCCAGTTTGCGTTTCAGAGTTGGCGCCTTGAACTTCTTGCAAGGTGCTGTTCGCTGAATTAGCAACCTCATTCACGGTCGCCGTCATTTCAGCCATCGCTGTTGCAACCAGCTCTGTTTGTTCGCGCTGTCGATTGATCGAGTCATGTCCTTGCTTCGCAATCGCTTCGGTCTGTTCTGCACTTGCCGCTAGCTGCTGAGAACCACTGGCTATGCCGCCTAAAATGTCTCGCAGCTTGTTGACCAAGTCATTAACACTGTTCGAAAGCTCACCAAACTCATCGCTACGTTCAACATCAATTTTTTGCGTTAAATCACCATCAGCAATGTTTCCAATCACTTCCACGACTTGGCTCAATGGCTTTCTTATACTTCTGATAACGAGCAGTGAAATAAAGACGCCAGCTGCCACCGCAATTAAAGCGATAATGATAATAATGGTTCGGCTTTTGTTGACCTCAGAAACCGCTTGCTCTTTCGAACTGTCCGCAAATTTCTTAACTTCAACGACGGCACCACGTAAGCTAGAAATCGCATCGGTTAAATTTTGCTCCGCTTGAATCAAAGTATCAACTGACCGCTGACCGGCT from Pleionea litopenaei includes:
- a CDS encoding response regulator produces the protein MQSTVYRIIALQNDETDCRVINTLFNRAEFELTAFDNGREFIKYMRMQPCPDCLITDLELDETAGIEVIERIRRDARWQSVPIIVLAPSVDKSTLVKLSQLKIKGYIVRPYQPQRLFNEVLSAMGLEVVTQKTAVKRVKTKP
- the pspA gene encoding phage shock protein PspA, whose protein sequence is MGIFSRLSDIINSNLNALLDKAEDPEKMIKMIISEMEQTLAEVRSASIRTLADKKELTRQLAGLLNDVDMWQEKAELAVAKGRDDLASAALGEKARAEQSHQSLAAELVQVEQALAKLEADITRLQGKLNEAVARRDAMVLRQTTLQKQKQVRKQIHRPDINNAFEKFASFERRIDQMEAEVEAMSLGQNPSLKSQIEDLVVSEKVNQELAEIKKKQSA
- a CDS encoding copper chaperone PCu(A)C; the protein is MNNLKKTILLVAFALPIFLVSAPSCFAETSTHASHESSTQPILIENAWYRAVLPGQKSTAVYFKATNVMKNSVSIDSVEIEGAHHVMMHESYDDAGISKMRHVDQVTIEPRQTTSFRPGGLHVMVVGVSDELRQLEKIKVILKLSDGSQQSFFADRRQP
- a CDS encoding DUF3718 domain-containing protein, which translates into the protein MRKFVLAAASSALLLSVSTQPVKADDDLLRLAISLCDFAKTDDRSSMRRKLKAAGMRLRAIYPAIKCGADGSLLRVATVNNAFEAAKFLASKAGDEAINAPEEDGKTLIQWTEGLVAAGDASKQQFVELYKSKM
- the dusA gene encoding tRNA dihydrouridine(20/20a) synthase DusA is translated as MPESTNVNRKISIAPMMDWTDRHDRYFLRQISNQCLLYTEMVTTGAVIHGDRDKLLAFDQAEHPIAVQLGGSDPKELAQSTDVCTEYGYDEINLNVGCPSDRVQRGKIGACLMAEPETVAACVSAMQAVTDRPVTVKCRTGIDELDQYEHLQQFVEQVANAGCKTFIIHARKAWLSGLSPKQNREVPPLHYDRVYRIKEEYPELEIIINGGITELSQIDEHLKYTDGVMIGREAYQNPYFLAEMDARYLGVSHSPLSRIDVVKKMLPYVEAHLANGGKLHQITRHMLGLFHAQPRGRLWRRHLSENAPGADATIQVLLDALSIMENKAD
- a CDS encoding methyl-accepting chemotaxis protein, encoding MLSLITEHPEIAKPFKQSQESVDQYLEKIPVVFESHRQELELAKQISGQRSGFEDIADELDSLIYDLSEDTTETEDANEVRSIGNLIREGTISTTDALNLTEITTIEIVQKDLRAIVDSAKDKYAKLAGTSAQNSEYYAETGSALNKFQDLATGSDGLLNRYVAQLQAGQRSVDTLIQAEQNLTDAISSLRGAVVEVKKFADSSKEQAVSEVNKSRTIIIIIALIAVAAGVFISLLVIRSIRKPLSQVVEVIGNIADGDLTQKIDVERSDEFGELSNSVNDLVNKLRDILGGIASGSQQLAASAEQTEAIAKQGHDSINRQREQTELVATAMAEMTATVNEVANSANSTLQEVQGANSETQTGQSIVKRNIATINSLASEIESASHVINKLNEYSDNIGSVLDVIRGIADQTNLLALNAAIEAARAGEQGRGFAVVADEVRTLASKTQESTSEIQGMIERLQNGTKDAVSVMEKSQEEARISVDQTAKAGEALESITRAVGVINDMSTHIASSAEEQSAVTNEMHENITTISSLAEQNAQGANESLSASQQLARLAEQLQNMVSQFRL
- a CDS encoding PspC domain-containing protein, whose translation is MTDYYKYYNRERFTKKARFYRSSHNAKLAGVCAGVADRFKLNVTHVRLVTIVLGIVFTLPTIVAYVLTTILTERL